The Pseudanabaena galeata CCNP1313 genome includes a region encoding these proteins:
- a CDS encoding glutamine synthetase III family protein: MSGNESRIQAIYQITNREPQPKKAPKRLEEMWATDVFTLGKMQECLPKTVFKSIKKTIQTGEPLDGSVADAIALAMKDWAISKGALYYAHVFYPLTNATAEKHDGFISVQSDGSAISEFAGKLLVQGEPDGSSFPNGGIRSTFEARGYTAWDVTSPAYIMETDNGSTLCIPTVFVSWTGEALDKKTPLLRSNAAMNKAATKVLKILGEKEVAPVNSSCGAEQEYFLVDSNFANARPDLLLAGRTLFGKSSAKGQQFDDHYFGAIPERVQVFMQDVEERLYRLGIPAKTRHNEVAPGQFEIAPYFEAANVATDHQQMLMTILRFTAKKHGFVCLLHEKPFAGINGSGKHVNWSVGNATQGNLLDPGDTPHSNAQFLVFCGAIIRGVHTYGPLLRSVVATASNDHRLGANEAPPAIISMYLGSQLEDVFEQIRQGELKSSTGKGLMNIGVDTLPILPTDPGDRNRTSPFAFTGNRFEFRAVGSGQSVAGPLVAMNTILADSLNWMAGKLEDELAKGAELSTAISTVLKEVMELHGAVIFNGNGYSEEWHKLAAERGLANLRTTADALPVLKESYIEELFSKMGVLSPVELASRFETYAEQYILSIEVEAKLVVSMVKTMIYPAATRYLADLSNTSLSLKEIGVDFDKESIEKVASLTKLAMDGVSKLSDALSKHDFASIEEHMQFLSQTVRPLMDGIRGYVDALEGEVADDLWPLPTYQEMLFIK; encoded by the coding sequence ATGAGCGGAAACGAGTCACGCATTCAAGCTATTTATCAGATCACCAATCGTGAACCACAGCCCAAGAAGGCTCCAAAGCGATTGGAGGAGATGTGGGCAACCGATGTGTTTACTCTGGGCAAAATGCAAGAATGTCTACCCAAGACAGTCTTCAAATCGATCAAGAAAACTATTCAAACTGGCGAACCTCTTGATGGCTCAGTAGCTGACGCGATCGCACTAGCAATGAAAGACTGGGCTATCTCGAAAGGCGCATTATATTACGCCCACGTCTTTTATCCTTTGACCAACGCTACAGCCGAAAAGCATGATGGCTTTATCTCAGTTCAAAGCGACGGTTCGGCGATTTCAGAATTTGCTGGCAAGTTATTAGTACAAGGCGAACCAGACGGATCTTCGTTCCCCAATGGCGGTATTCGCTCCACTTTTGAAGCACGCGGTTACACAGCATGGGATGTAACTAGCCCCGCTTACATCATGGAAACCGACAATGGTTCTACATTGTGTATTCCTACAGTTTTCGTATCTTGGACTGGCGAAGCTCTAGATAAGAAAACCCCCTTGTTGCGTTCCAATGCAGCCATGAACAAAGCTGCCACCAAAGTTTTAAAGATTTTGGGTGAAAAAGAAGTTGCTCCTGTTAACTCTAGCTGTGGCGCTGAACAAGAATATTTCTTAGTAGATTCCAATTTTGCCAATGCACGCCCCGACTTGCTACTAGCAGGTCGTACCCTATTTGGTAAGTCATCGGCAAAGGGTCAACAATTTGATGACCATTACTTTGGTGCAATTCCAGAACGAGTCCAAGTCTTCATGCAAGATGTGGAAGAGCGTTTGTATCGTCTCGGCATTCCTGCTAAGACCCGTCACAACGAAGTTGCTCCTGGTCAATTTGAAATTGCCCCATATTTTGAAGCAGCTAATGTGGCAACCGATCACCAACAAATGCTGATGACTATCCTCCGCTTCACTGCTAAGAAGCATGGATTTGTCTGTTTACTGCACGAAAAGCCCTTTGCAGGTATCAATGGTTCGGGTAAACACGTTAACTGGTCAGTTGGTAATGCGACCCAAGGTAACCTGCTCGATCCAGGCGATACCCCCCACTCCAATGCTCAATTCTTGGTTTTCTGTGGTGCGATTATTCGTGGCGTTCATACCTATGGACCTCTGTTGCGCTCAGTTGTGGCAACTGCTAGCAACGATCACCGCCTCGGTGCAAACGAAGCTCCTCCAGCGATCATCTCCATGTACCTAGGTTCACAGCTTGAGGATGTATTTGAACAAATTCGTCAAGGTGAACTGAAAAGCTCTACTGGTAAGGGCTTGATGAATATTGGTGTAGACACTCTGCCAATCTTGCCTACAGACCCAGGCGATCGCAACCGTACTTCTCCTTTTGCTTTTACTGGCAACCGCTTTGAGTTCCGTGCTGTTGGTTCAGGACAATCTGTGGCTGGTCCACTTGTTGCCATGAACACGATTTTGGCAGACTCCCTCAACTGGATGGCAGGTAAACTAGAAGACGAACTAGCTAAAGGTGCTGAACTGAGTACTGCTATTTCTACAGTTCTTAAAGAAGTGATGGAATTGCATGGCGCAGTTATCTTCAATGGTAATGGCTATTCTGAAGAATGGCACAAGCTTGCAGCCGAACGTGGCTTAGCCAACCTTCGCACTACTGCTGATGCTCTACCTGTTCTGAAGGAATCTTATATCGAAGAATTGTTCAGCAAGATGGGAGTTCTCTCTCCTGTTGAGCTAGCTAGCCGCTTTGAAACCTATGCAGAGCAGTATATTCTCTCGATTGAAGTGGAAGCTAAGCTCGTTGTCAGTATGGTGAAAACCATGATTTACCCTGCGGCAACTCGCTATCTTGCAGATCTCAGCAATACTTCACTGAGCTTGAAAGAGATTGGTGTGGACTTTGATAAGGAAAGCATCGAAAAAGTCGCATCTTTGACTAAGCTAGCCATGGATGGAGTCAGCAAGCTCAGTGATGCTTTGTCAAAACATGATTTCGCCTCTATTGAAGAACATATGCAGTTTCTCTCACAAACTGTACGTCCTCTAATGGATGGAATTCGTGGCTATGTTGATGCCTTAGAAGGTGAAGTTGCTGATGACCTATGGCCATTGCCCACTTACCAAGAAATGCTTTTCATCAAGTAA
- a CDS encoding NAD(P)H-hydrate dehydratase, which yields MIESLSSQAIATASQMQAIENLIFQAGMPVAALMEKVAIRITQRLTELYPVQSYPHVGILAGSGHNGGDALVVARELHHQGRQVKIYTPFAKSKPLTRVHGCYAKSLGIPFVSLEALPDCNLLIDGLFGFGLAREVVGDVAIAINTINNWQIPIVSIDLPSGIHTDHGGVMGTAIQATSTFCLGLWKRGLLTEAATPYVGKLERISFDIPEKFILQVLGEHHLWRIHPQQSLLKNFPISRSVITHKYEIGHLLLVVGSQKYGGAAILAAMGAKATGIGMLSIAVPNSLKPIILSQVPEALVIGCPETESGAIASLPDLDLQKYQAITCGCGLSLDAFPIVEQVVNSDRPLVLDADGLNALASMGKAQIRERLNQRSSSSILTPHWGEFCRLFPDLREVERLEALQTAVNQTKATILLKGARTAIAVPIEARIQTWINPESTPALARGGSGDVLAGMLGGILAQGVSAKDAAIAATVWHSQTAIWLAKQRTEMGVDPVTLAQNLLPFLQFSKTDK from the coding sequence ATGATTGAATCGCTCTCATCACAGGCGATCGCTACAGCATCACAAATGCAAGCGATCGAAAATTTGATTTTTCAGGCAGGAATGCCTGTTGCTGCCTTGATGGAAAAAGTAGCAATCAGGATTACCCAACGCTTGACGGAACTCTATCCTGTGCAATCTTACCCGCATGTCGGTATCTTAGCTGGCTCTGGACATAATGGTGGCGATGCCTTAGTAGTTGCGAGAGAACTGCATCATCAAGGGCGACAGGTCAAAATTTATACCCCCTTTGCTAAATCGAAACCATTAACACGAGTGCATGGCTGTTATGCCAAAAGTTTAGGGATTCCCTTTGTATCTTTAGAGGCATTGCCAGATTGTAATCTGTTAATCGATGGCTTATTTGGATTTGGATTAGCGCGTGAGGTGGTTGGTGATGTGGCGATCGCGATCAACACAATCAACAATTGGCAAATCCCAATCGTCAGCATTGACTTGCCTTCAGGAATCCATACCGATCATGGCGGTGTTATGGGAACAGCGATTCAGGCGACCAGTACCTTTTGCTTAGGTCTATGGAAGCGAGGCTTACTTACAGAAGCCGCTACTCCCTATGTTGGTAAACTTGAAAGAATCAGCTTTGATATCCCTGAAAAATTCATTTTGCAAGTACTAGGTGAGCATCATCTCTGGCGGATTCATCCGCAACAAAGCCTACTAAAGAACTTCCCAATTTCTCGAAGTGTGATCACCCATAAATATGAAATCGGGCATTTGTTATTGGTGGTCGGTTCTCAAAAATATGGTGGTGCTGCAATTCTGGCGGCAATGGGAGCTAAAGCTACAGGTATCGGCATGTTGTCGATCGCCGTTCCTAATTCCCTCAAACCAATCATCCTCTCCCAAGTTCCCGAAGCCCTTGTAATTGGCTGTCCTGAAACTGAGTCAGGAGCGATCGCTTCATTACCAGATCTTGATTTGCAGAAATATCAAGCAATTACTTGTGGCTGTGGACTTTCTCTTGACGCATTCCCAATTGTGGAACAGGTAGTAAATAGCGATCGCCCTTTAGTTCTTGATGCCGATGGCTTAAATGCTTTAGCATCTATGGGCAAAGCTCAAATCAGAGAGAGATTAAATCAGCGCAGTAGTTCGAGCATCCTCACACCGCATTGGGGCGAGTTTTGTCGATTATTTCCAGACTTGCGTGAAGTGGAAAGATTAGAGGCTCTGCAAACTGCTGTAAATCAAACAAAAGCAACTATTTTACTTAAGGGCGCAAGAACGGCGATCGCTGTTCCCATAGAAGCAAGAATACAGACATGGATCAACCCAGAAAGTACGCCAGCCTTGGCAAGGGGCGGTAGTGGTGATGTCCTAGCAGGTATGCTCGGCGGTATCTTAGCCCAGGGGGTATCAGCAAAGGATGCAGCGATCGCTGCGACGGTTTGGCATTCGCAAACAGCCATATGGCTAGCAAAGCAGCGCACTGAAATGGGAGTTGATCCTGTGACCCTTGCTCAAAATTTATTACCATTTTTACAGTTTTCAAAAACTGACAAATAA
- a CDS encoding protein phosphatase 2C domain-containing protein produces MEKQEQATAVEQQYLWAVGLDTEAFPPESLIGDRYRVISSQIVVDTDAYSLPELPLEFQTYVVSYLKLSRLSLHLPRPYGLLLIGEELNLSEVFLLENVPIDRQGKLCPTLAEAWAEASALRQINLLWQVLNLWQPLAEQNMARTLIDFKLVRVDGMWVRLLELQADVAAVHISQLGDIWVQWLDLAKPEIAEPIAEFFYSLGRGEYDINSAIAYLDQMTLKVMENQPLTVRIASASDVGQQREHNEDACYPDVKRQKRAEQADSLRDRLAVVCDGLGGHEGGEVASSLAIKTLEQQLKTLLQQAENDPDFSSQGFIAQLEMVARVVNNQIVAINDQQQRQAQQRMGTTLVMAVMPRPNGKMSNEVYVVHVGDSRLYCVTKDNLRQVTLDDDVATRETTLGYNFYAYSSQRIDGGALIQALGTRSSDMLVPRVQRFFIDEDCLLLLCSDGLSDFDRIEQIGDRYLLPVLSENKPLDRSCQDLIDQANELNGHDNITVALMRCRFAPIDPEEDQVGEDGIPATTSTAEEEADTEDIQPETEEQAGALARTSLDSQASDNIEPELMDIDSAKTEFAVPKQTNSAFIIILILVALILGSGLAAMQFKQVRDWVRPNLPESLQRFVQ; encoded by the coding sequence ATGGAAAAACAAGAGCAAGCTACGGCAGTTGAGCAGCAATATCTTTGGGCCGTCGGACTGGACACCGAAGCATTTCCCCCTGAATCTCTGATTGGCGATCGCTACCGTGTCATCTCCTCGCAAATTGTTGTTGATACAGATGCGTATTCACTGCCAGAGCTACCCCTTGAATTTCAGACCTATGTGGTGTCTTATCTCAAGTTGTCACGTCTGAGCTTACATTTGCCGCGTCCTTACGGCTTATTGCTGATCGGTGAAGAGCTAAATCTTTCTGAAGTATTTTTGTTAGAAAATGTGCCAATTGATCGACAAGGCAAGCTCTGTCCGACCTTAGCCGAGGCATGGGCGGAAGCATCAGCTCTGCGGCAAATTAATCTGCTGTGGCAAGTGCTAAACCTCTGGCAACCTCTAGCTGAGCAGAACATGGCTCGTACCTTGATTGATTTCAAATTGGTACGGGTTGATGGGATGTGGGTGCGCTTGTTGGAATTGCAAGCGGATGTTGCGGCTGTGCATATTTCGCAATTAGGCGATATTTGGGTGCAATGGTTGGATTTGGCTAAGCCTGAGATTGCCGAACCGATCGCGGAATTTTTCTACAGCCTAGGTCGTGGTGAATACGACATTAACAGTGCGATCGCCTACCTCGATCAAATGACGCTCAAGGTGATGGAAAATCAACCGCTTACAGTGCGAATCGCCAGTGCTAGTGATGTCGGACAACAACGCGAACATAACGAAGATGCTTGCTACCCTGATGTAAAACGCCAAAAACGTGCTGAACAGGCGGATAGTCTCCGCGATCGTCTTGCGGTTGTATGTGATGGTCTGGGTGGACATGAAGGCGGCGAAGTGGCAAGTTCCCTTGCAATTAAGACTCTAGAGCAGCAACTAAAAACTTTATTACAACAAGCTGAAAACGATCCTGATTTTTCTTCCCAAGGTTTTATTGCTCAACTGGAAATGGTGGCTCGCGTTGTTAACAATCAAATTGTTGCCATCAATGACCAGCAGCAGCGTCAAGCTCAGCAACGTATGGGGACAACGCTCGTAATGGCAGTGATGCCGCGTCCTAATGGCAAGATGAGCAATGAAGTCTATGTGGTACATGTGGGAGATAGCCGCCTCTATTGCGTCACCAAAGACAATTTGCGTCAAGTTACCCTTGATGATGATGTGGCTACTCGTGAAACCACCCTTGGCTATAACTTCTATGCCTATTCTTCGCAGCGCATTGATGGGGGAGCCTTAATCCAAGCTTTAGGCACAAGATCCTCGGATATGCTTGTCCCACGGGTACAAAGATTTTTTATCGATGAAGATTGCCTCTTGCTACTTTGCTCCGATGGCTTGAGTGATTTTGATCGGATCGAGCAAATTGGCGATCGCTACCTGCTGCCAGTTTTGAGTGAAAATAAGCCCCTTGACCGCAGTTGTCAGGATCTAATCGATCAGGCTAATGAATTAAATGGGCATGACAATATCACAGTTGCGTTGATGCGTTGCCGCTTTGCCCCAATCGATCCTGAGGAAGATCAGGTAGGTGAAGATGGTATCCCCGCAACAACCAGTACTGCCGAAGAAGAAGCAGATACTGAAGATATTCAGCCTGAAACGGAAGAGCAAGCAGGTGCTTTGGCTCGGACATCACTAGACTCGCAAGCTTCAGACAATATCGAACCTGAACTCATGGATATTGATTCGGCTAAAACTGAATTTGCTGTACCGAAGCAAACCAATAGCGCTTTTATTATTATTTTAATTTTAGTGGCTCTGATTCTGGGCAGTGGTTTAGCTGCGATGCAGTTCAAACAAGTTAGAGATTGGGTTCGCCCAAACTTGCCAGAAAGTCTCCAGAGATTTGTCCAATAA
- the hrcA gene encoding heat-inducible transcriptional repressor HrcA — MKHQLTHREQKVLWATIDHYIQTAEPVGSKALVSEYDFDISPATIRNVMNMLDRSGLLYQPHTSAGRVPSDSGYRVYVDELIDPASELTYSTHKFLASKNERLGKSSLDGVMRDVAQILATLSGCIAVITAPNMQTMRIRHLQLVMVDHCKVMAIAVSDTYHTASVTMDLPSETKSEVLEGELNILNNFLNEHLRDKNWSELNSALQWDDLDRQFQQYAVLLQKSLQQLMKLCDRTALGQMFISGLTELLRQPEFSNLRQVQNIVQLLEADRASLMALIVDQPTPSANSVSIRIGSEISIEPIQNCTFISSTYLCDDKPVGTVGVLGPTRLGYTRAIASVQAAALHLTDAISKW; from the coding sequence ATGAAGCATCAACTTACCCATCGAGAACAAAAAGTTCTTTGGGCAACCATCGATCACTATATTCAAACGGCGGAACCAGTTGGCTCTAAGGCGTTGGTATCAGAGTATGACTTTGATATTAGCCCTGCGACGATCCGCAATGTGATGAATATGCTCGATCGCAGTGGTTTGTTGTATCAACCCCACACATCGGCGGGGCGCGTCCCCTCGGACTCTGGCTATCGAGTCTATGTTGATGAATTAATTGATCCTGCGAGCGAGTTAACCTACAGTACTCACAAATTTCTTGCTAGTAAAAATGAGCGCCTCGGTAAATCCAGTCTGGATGGGGTGATGCGGGATGTAGCTCAAATCTTGGCGACCTTAAGTGGCTGTATTGCGGTGATTACTGCCCCAAATATGCAAACGATGCGAATTCGACATTTGCAATTAGTAATGGTCGATCATTGTAAGGTGATGGCGATCGCGGTTAGTGATACTTACCACACGGCTTCAGTAACGATGGATTTGCCCAGTGAAACTAAGTCCGAAGTTTTAGAAGGTGAATTAAATATTCTCAATAATTTCTTAAATGAACATTTACGCGATAAAAACTGGTCTGAGTTAAACAGCGCTTTGCAATGGGATGATCTTGATCGCCAGTTTCAGCAATATGCGGTGTTGTTACAGAAATCTTTGCAACAGCTGATGAAGCTATGCGATCGCACGGCTTTGGGGCAGATGTTTATTAGTGGTTTAACTGAGCTATTACGTCAGCCTGAGTTTTCTAATTTGCGACAGGTGCAAAATATTGTGCAGTTACTCGAAGCTGATCGCGCTTCGTTGATGGCGCTAATTGTCGATCAGCCTACTCCTTCTGCTAATTCGGTCAGCATTAGAATCGGTTCAGAAATATCCATTGAGCCAATTCAGAACTGTACATTTATTTCTAGTACTTATCTCTGTGATGATAAGCCCGTAGGAACAGTTGGCGTATTAGGTCCAACACGTTTAGGTTATACAAGGGCGATCGCCTCAGTACAGGCAGCCGCATTACATCTAACCGATGCAATTAGTAAATGGTAG
- a CDS encoding Uma2 family endonuclease — MNALTISLEPIFELTDEKFFQLCQKNRDLRFERSAQGDITIMAPEGSDTGMRSIEISADLVIWNRLKKLGVAFGSSAGFILPSGAMRSPDACWILKERWDALTPEQQSKFAPICPDFVIELMSRTDSLSTVQAKMQEYQDNGARLGWLINRRDRQVEIYRIGQSVEVLQSPITLSGETVLPDFVLELTSIW, encoded by the coding sequence ATGAACGCCCTAACTATCAGCCTAGAGCCAATATTTGAATTAACAGATGAAAAGTTTTTTCAACTCTGCCAAAAAAATCGCGATCTAAGATTCGAGCGCAGCGCTCAAGGAGATATTACAATCATGGCTCCCGAAGGTAGTGACACAGGAATGCGTAGCATTGAGATTAGTGCGGACTTGGTGATTTGGAATCGTCTCAAAAAGTTAGGTGTCGCGTTTGGTTCTTCCGCAGGTTTTATATTGCCTAGTGGTGCAATGCGATCGCCTGATGCTTGTTGGATCTTAAAAGAAAGATGGGATGCCCTGACTCCAGAACAGCAATCTAAATTTGCACCAATTTGTCCAGACTTTGTAATTGAGTTAATGTCGAGAACCGATAGTTTGTCTACTGTCCAAGCCAAAATGCAAGAATATCAAGACAATGGCGCAAGACTCGGTTGGCTAATTAATCGGCGCGATCGCCAAGTAGAAATTTATCGCATTGGACAATCTGTCGAAGTTCTCCAATCACCAATTACGCTTTCTGGTGAAACAGTTTTACCTGACTTTGTGTTAGAGCTAACTTCTATTTGGTAA
- a CDS encoding ABC transporter ATP-binding protein, which produces MAPVRLCGVTKKFGQNVVLKEIDLEVGDREFLVLVGPSGCGKSTLLRLIAGLEEVSDGSIYLGDRQINHLPPKVRDIAMVFQSYALYPHMTVYNNIAFGLRRQRSQNSSPLAWFATTSKKQRAEIDQRVQQVAESLQISHLLTRKPKELSGGQKQRVALGRAIARNPQVFLMDEPLSNLDAQLRSDTRSQIVQLQKQLQVTTIYVTHDQVEAMTMGDRIVVLNKGDIQQVDTPLNIYRKPANQFVAGFMGSPPMNFLPVNVNGDGFLQGESLIKDLAINELPLREIGSDRSFTLGFRPEDLQPATSADAHLEGTVELVEALGSETIVLLKLQDSELRARVSADIGLEHHWQIGDRSFWRFDLNKLYAFDSKSGVTLHHPYNKI; this is translated from the coding sequence ATGGCTCCTGTGCGATTGTGTGGTGTGACCAAGAAATTTGGACAAAATGTTGTTCTTAAAGAAATTGATCTAGAGGTAGGGGATCGCGAATTCCTAGTTTTAGTAGGTCCTTCAGGCTGTGGCAAAAGTACTTTATTGCGCCTAATTGCTGGTTTAGAAGAGGTGAGCGATGGTTCGATCTACCTAGGTGATCGCCAAATCAATCATTTACCTCCGAAGGTGCGGGATATTGCCATGGTATTTCAAAGCTATGCGCTCTATCCGCACATGACGGTTTATAACAATATTGCTTTTGGCTTGAGGAGACAGCGATCGCAAAATTCCTCACCCTTGGCTTGGTTTGCAACAACAAGTAAAAAACAACGCGCCGAAATTGATCAGCGGGTGCAGCAGGTTGCCGAATCTTTGCAAATTTCCCATTTATTGACGCGCAAACCGAAAGAATTATCAGGCGGTCAAAAACAACGAGTTGCATTAGGGAGGGCAATCGCTCGTAATCCGCAAGTATTTCTAATGGATGAGCCGTTATCCAATCTGGATGCCCAGTTACGCAGTGATACGCGATCGCAAATTGTGCAGTTACAAAAGCAATTACAAGTAACCACGATTTATGTCACCCATGATCAAGTCGAAGCGATGACGATGGGCGATCGGATTGTCGTTTTAAACAAGGGAGATATCCAGCAAGTAGATACACCTCTGAATATTTATCGGAAACCCGCAAATCAATTTGTGGCTGGATTTATGGGTTCCCCTCCGATGAATTTTCTACCTGTAAATGTCAATGGCGATGGATTTTTGCAAGGGGAAAGTTTGATTAAGGATCTCGCTATTAATGAATTGCCACTTAGAGAAATTGGTAGCGATCGCTCTTTCACTCTTGGATTTCGTCCTGAAGATTTACAACCCGCAACGTCAGCAGATGCACATCTTGAGGGAACTGTGGAACTAGTGGAAGCTCTTGGATCAGAAACAATCGTCTTGTTGAAACTTCAAGATAGCGAATTAAGAGCGCGAGTTTCGGCAGATATTGGCTTAGAGCATCATTGGCAAATTGGCGATCGCAGTTTCTGGCGATTTGATCTAAATAAACTTTATGCTTTTGATTCTAAATCTGGCGTTACTTTGCATCATCCTTACAACAAAATTTAG
- the cpeB gene encoding C-phycoerythrin subunit beta: protein MPLDAFSRAVVTADASTSVVSDINALKAFVASGNRRLDAVNAIASNASCAVSDAIAGIVCENQGLIQAGGNLYPNRRFAACLRDTEIILRYVTYALLAGDSSVLDDRALNGLKETYSALGVPTTSTIRAVQILKAIAVAHIQGTNTEARAGAKYRKNETPLVEDRCASIAAEAAGYFDRVIAALS, encoded by the coding sequence ATGCCACTTGACGCTTTTTCTAGAGCTGTAGTTACAGCCGATGCTAGCACTTCAGTAGTAAGTGATATCAATGCTCTTAAAGCATTCGTAGCTAGCGGTAACCGCCGCCTAGACGCAGTAAATGCGATCGCCAGCAATGCAAGCTGTGCAGTTTCCGATGCAATCGCAGGTATCGTTTGCGAAAACCAAGGCTTAATCCAAGCTGGTGGAAACCTATATCCTAACCGTCGCTTTGCTGCTTGCTTACGCGACACCGAAATCATCCTCCGCTATGTCACCTATGCTTTGTTGGCTGGTGATTCTTCCGTATTGGATGATCGTGCTTTGAATGGTTTGAAAGAAACCTACTCTGCACTTGGAGTCCCCACAACTTCTACCATCCGTGCAGTACAAATCCTCAAAGCGATCGCTGTAGCACACATCCAAGGTACTAACACCGAAGCTAGAGCAGGAGCTAAGTATCGCAAGAACGAAACTCCTCTAGTAGAAGATCGTTGCGCTAGCATCGCTGCTGAAGCTGCTGGATACTTTGATCGCGTCATCGCAGCACTGAGCTAG
- a CDS encoding globin family protein produces the protein MKSVVTTVISAADAAGRFPSTSDLESVQGSIQRAAARLEAAEKLANNIDAVAKEAYDAAIKKYPYLNNAGEANSTDTFKAKCARDIKHYLRLIQYSLVVGGTGPLDEWGIAGQREVYRSLGLPTAPYVEALSYARNRGCSPRDLSPQALTEYNALLDYAINSLS, from the coding sequence ATGAAATCCGTTGTTACCACAGTCATTTCTGCTGCCGATGCAGCAGGTCGTTTCCCTAGCACCTCTGACCTAGAATCAGTACAAGGTTCCATCCAACGCGCTGCTGCTCGTTTGGAAGCTGCTGAAAAGCTCGCTAACAATATTGATGCAGTTGCTAAAGAAGCTTATGATGCTGCAATCAAGAAGTATCCTTACTTGAACAATGCAGGTGAAGCAAACTCCACCGATACTTTCAAGGCAAAGTGCGCTCGTGACATCAAGCACTACCTCCGTTTGATTCAGTACAGCCTCGTTGTTGGTGGTACTGGTCCTTTGGATGAGTGGGGTATTGCAGGTCAGCGCGAAGTATATCGCTCTTTGGGCTTGCCTACCGCTCCTTATGTTGAAGCATTGAGCTACGCTCGTAACCGTGGTTGCTCTCCTCGTGACTTGTCTCCTCAAGCTTTGACCGAGTACAATGCATTGCTCGACTACGCAATCAATTCTCTCTCCTAG
- a CDS encoding HEAT repeat domain-containing protein, which translates to MDKRFYSFFNLTEDQAIAILDTPQDQIGEDDSRYIAASHLVNFNSERSIDALIRAIQKNDPEMENRIVRRKAVETLGRLQATVALPVIRECLSDPDCYMVENAVWAIGEIGTEDPEILQEITQLLDREAQTYRVIIQTLAKLDYKPAIAKIKPFTTDESLPISSAAITALCRLNRDFSQMDQIVALLQNRNVIARRLSIQDLIDANYYAAIPDISHCPVSLVFRLRGIRMLGEAGIQEGAIAFADIQPYLEKSLIDHPNSLCLVHRYDTLPDLSFLIHELYETDFGRCYTAIKTILESYAETAPEALFNTYEQEAKNDYGAHFHVMKLFGWLKHAPAYDLLIEALHNKQPQFQKSRAAAAIALAEIGDPRAISEIKSCLTAQIWDLKYASLLALEKLGDRSGYEVLANDSDLLIREKANSY; encoded by the coding sequence ATGGATAAACGCTTTTATAGTTTTTTTAATTTGACAGAAGATCAGGCGATCGCCATTTTAGATACGCCTCAAGATCAAATAGGTGAAGATGATTCGAGGTATATCGCTGCTTCACATTTAGTTAATTTTAATTCTGAAAGATCGATTGACGCTTTAATTAGAGCAATTCAAAAAAACGATCCTGAAATGGAAAATCGGATTGTGCGGCGGAAGGCTGTGGAAACTCTAGGAAGGCTTCAAGCAACCGTAGCTTTGCCCGTCATTCGGGAATGCCTATCCGATCCAGATTGCTACATGGTAGAGAATGCAGTTTGGGCGATCGGTGAAATTGGTACGGAAGATCCTGAGATTCTGCAAGAAATTACGCAATTACTGGATAGAGAAGCACAAACCTATCGCGTGATCATCCAGACTTTAGCGAAGTTAGATTACAAACCTGCGATCGCCAAGATTAAACCATTCACCACCGATGAGAGTCTGCCCATTTCCAGTGCTGCAATTACGGCTCTCTGTCGGTTAAATCGAGATTTTTCGCAAATGGATCAGATTGTGGCGCTGTTGCAAAATCGCAACGTGATCGCTCGACGCTTATCGATTCAAGATTTAATTGATGCTAATTATTACGCGGCAATTCCCGATATTTCCCATTGCCCTGTATCTCTAGTATTCCGACTGCGTGGCATTCGCATGTTAGGAGAAGCAGGAATCCAAGAAGGAGCGATCGCTTTTGCTGACATTCAACCCTATCTCGAAAAATCTTTAATCGATCACCCCAATTCACTATGCCTTGTGCATCGTTACGATACTTTGCCAGATTTATCTTTTTTAATTCATGAATTATACGAAACTGATTTTGGGCGGTGCTACACAGCAATTAAGACAATTTTAGAGAGCTATGCCGAAACTGCTCCAGAAGCCCTTTTTAATACTTACGAGCAAGAAGCAAAAAATGACTATGGGGCTCATTTCCACGTCATGAAGCTTTTTGGTTGGCTAAAACATGCTCCTGCCTACGATCTATTAATTGAAGCTCTACACAATAAGCAACCCCAATTCCAAAAATCCCGTGCCGCCGCCGCGATCGCCCTAGCTGAAATTGGTGACCCAAGAGCCATCTCCGAAATCAAATCTTGTCTCACCGCCCAAATCTGGGATCTCAAATATGCCTCTCTACTAGCCTTAGAGAAACTTGGCGATCGCAGTGGCTACGAAGTACTTGCCAACGATAGCGATTTACTAATTCGTGAGAAAGCTAATAGCTATTAG